The Erythrolamprus reginae isolate rEryReg1 chromosome 3, rEryReg1.hap1, whole genome shotgun sequence genome contains a region encoding:
- the LOC139164763 gene encoding transmembrane protein 14C-like: MSVDWIGYGYAALVASGGVAGYVKAGSVPSLAAGLLCGGLAGLGAYQQSVDPKNIWLSLAASGTLTVLMGMRYYNSRKFMPAGLIAGASLLMVGKLGLQVMEKPL; the protein is encoded by the exons ATGAGTGTGGATTGGATTGGCTATGGTTATGCCGCATTGGTTGCCTCCGGTGGAGTAGCTGGCTATGTAAAAGCAG GCAGTGTCCCTTCCTTAGCTGCTGGTCTCCTCTGTGGTGGGTTAGCAGGATTGGGTGCTTATCAGCAGTCAGTGGATCCAAAGAATATTTGGCTATCTCTGG cTGCATCGGGAACCCTGACTGTCTTGATGGGAATGAGATACTATAACTCTAGAAAATTTATGCCTGCAGGTTTAATTGCTGGTGCCAG TCTATTAATGGTAGGAAAACTTGGACTACAGGTGATGGAAAAACCTCTTTAG